A window of the Sphaerobacter thermophilus DSM 20745 genome harbors these coding sequences:
- a CDS encoding L,D-transpeptidase, which translates to MRRLVSLATALVLSLVFLPVGSTPVSAAAPPLQQLERVVYFPQTGHHAQTEFLHFWWSHGGVDIFGFPITEEIGEDGLRVQYFERARFEWHPENPENFRVQLGLVGRQVTAGRDHPAFTPIRLDQPYQNNDAHWYFPETGHFLSFGFKNFWLANGGLDIFGYPISEEFTENGHTVQYFERARFEWHPEHRGTRYEVQLGLLGRQVAESRGVNTAGIGQRPDSGVFPHITRLPDKWIEVNLSVPQRLTAWEGNTPVFSSPMSGGLPQYPTPVGTFTVQWKLRYDDMTGGLAGTPEYYYLPDVPYVMYFYTGGYAIHGTYWHSDFGYPRSRGCVNLPIDAAGWLYNWAPPGTPIWIHY; encoded by the coding sequence ATGCGCCGTCTAGTTTCGTTGGCCACTGCGCTGGTGCTCTCGCTGGTCTTCCTGCCAGTGGGTAGCACTCCTGTGAGCGCAGCTGCGCCGCCGCTGCAGCAACTGGAACGGGTCGTCTACTTCCCCCAGACGGGCCATCATGCGCAGACCGAGTTCCTACACTTCTGGTGGAGTCACGGCGGGGTCGACATCTTCGGGTTCCCGATCACCGAGGAGATTGGTGAGGACGGGCTGCGCGTGCAGTACTTTGAGCGCGCGCGGTTCGAGTGGCACCCCGAAAACCCGGAGAACTTTCGGGTGCAGCTCGGGTTGGTAGGACGGCAGGTAACCGCCGGACGGGACCATCCGGCGTTCACGCCGATCCGGCTTGATCAGCCCTATCAGAACAACGACGCGCACTGGTACTTCCCAGAGACCGGCCACTTCCTCAGCTTCGGCTTCAAGAACTTCTGGCTGGCGAACGGCGGGCTGGACATCTTCGGCTACCCGATCAGTGAGGAGTTCACCGAGAACGGCCACACGGTCCAGTACTTCGAGCGTGCGCGTTTCGAGTGGCACCCGGAGCACCGCGGCACGCGCTATGAGGTCCAGCTCGGCCTGCTCGGCCGTCAGGTAGCGGAATCCCGGGGCGTAAACACGGCCGGCATCGGGCAGCGACCGGACTCCGGGGTCTTCCCGCACATTACCCGGCTGCCGGATAAGTGGATCGAGGTCAATCTGAGCGTGCCCCAGCGGCTGACGGCCTGGGAGGGGAACACGCCCGTCTTCTCGTCGCCGATGTCCGGCGGGCTGCCGCAGTACCCGACGCCGGTCGGAACGTTCACCGTGCAGTGGAAGCTGCGCTACGACGACATGACCGGCGGGCTCGCCGGGACTCCCGAGTACTACTACCTGCCGGATGTGCCGTACGTGATGTACTTCTACACCGGCGGCTATGCCATCCACGGGACGTACTGGCACTCGGACTTCGGCTACCCACGGAGCCGTGGCTGCGTCAACCTGCCGATCGACGCCGCCGGCTGGCTCTACAACTGGGCGCCGCCCGGAACGCCGATCTGGATCCACTACTAG
- the rpsP gene encoding 30S ribosomal protein S16, producing the protein MIKLRLRRMGAKKQPHYRIVAAEARSPRDGRFIEVVGYYNPKTNPATVKVNAERAKYWLDHGAQPTETVRTLLVRTGVLPGRVNGAPAPAEESPAETSTTEESATEE; encoded by the coding sequence GTGATCAAGCTGCGGCTGCGGCGCATGGGAGCGAAGAAACAGCCACACTACCGGATTGTGGCCGCAGAGGCGCGGTCTCCCCGCGACGGCCGCTTCATCGAGGTGGTCGGCTACTATAACCCGAAGACGAACCCCGCAACCGTGAAGGTGAATGCGGAGCGCGCGAAGTACTGGCTCGACCACGGCGCCCAGCCGACCGAGACGGTCCGCACCCTGCTCGTCCGCACCGGCGTCCTCCCCGGCAGGGTCAATGGCGCGCCCGCGCCGGCCGAGGAGAGCCCGGCCGAGACGAGCACGACCGAAGAGAGCGCGACCGAGGAGTAG
- a CDS encoding KH domain-containing protein, which yields MGELQALVEYIARGLVDDPASVRVQARRRGPNVIIDLRVPAAEMGKVIGRQGRIARAMRTLLTIAAARNGLRASLDIHE from the coding sequence ATGGGCGAACTGCAGGCGCTGGTCGAGTACATCGCCCGGGGTCTGGTTGATGACCCCGCGTCAGTCCGCGTCCAGGCCCGGCGTCGCGGCCCGAACGTCATCATCGACCTGCGCGTTCCCGCTGCCGAGATGGGCAAGGTGATCGGCCGCCAGGGCCGCATCGCGCGCGCAATGCGCACCCTTTTGACTATCGCTGCGGCCCGCAACGGACTCCGTGCCAGCCTGGACATTCATGAGTGA
- the rimM gene encoding ribosome maturation factor RimM (Essential for efficient processing of 16S rRNA), with product MSEPNWQTPPDQVRLAIGVIVAPQGISGEVRMNIWTHFPERIPDLTEVYLDDEAQPRRLLTARLHKGVAILRIEGVETRDEAEDLRGTVVRIGPDQAAPLGEDEYYHFQLIGLTVVDEAGNPLGTLTDILETGANDVYIVRDEAGKETLLPALRDVVLDIDLECGRMTVRPLRYADED from the coding sequence ATGAGTGAGCCAAACTGGCAAACCCCTCCCGATCAGGTCCGCCTCGCGATCGGCGTGATCGTCGCACCTCAGGGAATCAGCGGCGAAGTCCGGATGAACATCTGGACGCACTTCCCGGAGCGCATCCCGGACCTCACCGAGGTCTATCTCGATGACGAAGCCCAGCCGCGCCGCCTCCTCACGGCGCGGCTCCACAAAGGGGTGGCCATCCTCCGCATCGAGGGGGTCGAGACGCGCGACGAGGCCGAGGATCTGCGCGGCACGGTCGTGCGCATCGGCCCGGACCAGGCCGCGCCGCTCGGCGAGGACGAGTACTACCACTTCCAACTGATCGGCCTGACGGTGGTGGATGAAGCGGGGAACCCGCTCGGCACCCTGACCGATATCCTTGAGACGGGCGCCAACGATGTCTACATCGTGCGCGACGAGGCTGGCAAGGAGACGCTCCTCCCCGCGCTCCGGGACGTCGTGCTCGACATCGACCTCGAGTGCGGACGGATGACGGTCCGGCCTCTCCGCTACGCCGACGAAGACTGA
- the hisIE gene encoding bifunctional phosphoribosyl-AMP cyclohydrolase/phosphoribosyl-ATP diphosphatase HisIE, translating into MQREDPMDTPTSPVDAVRFDERGLVPALVQDAATGQVRMLGYMNREALERTIATRRLHFWSRSRGKLWMKGETSGNVHEVVEIRPDCDGDALLVRVVPAGPTCHLGTDTCFAQPPLMVGEAAVPPTSSVVDEVARVVAERRAHPVEGSYTTYLLTTGIDKIGKKIGEEAAEVIIAAKNADPENLANEAADLIYHLLVLLEASDVPTERVWAVLRTRRGRPAADQSSSA; encoded by the coding sequence ATGCAGCGAGAGGATCCCATGGACACACCCACCTCCCCCGTTGATGCCGTACGCTTCGATGAGCGTGGGCTGGTGCCGGCGTTGGTGCAGGACGCAGCCACCGGTCAAGTGCGCATGCTCGGCTACATGAACCGCGAGGCACTGGAGCGGACCATCGCCACGCGACGGCTCCATTTCTGGAGCCGCAGCCGGGGCAAGCTCTGGATGAAGGGGGAGACTTCGGGCAACGTCCACGAGGTGGTGGAGATCCGGCCCGATTGCGACGGCGACGCCCTGCTGGTCCGGGTGGTTCCCGCGGGCCCCACCTGCCACCTGGGGACCGACACGTGTTTCGCCCAGCCGCCGCTGATGGTGGGCGAGGCGGCCGTGCCGCCGACGAGTAGCGTCGTGGATGAGGTGGCCCGCGTGGTCGCCGAGCGGCGCGCTCACCCGGTCGAGGGCTCCTACACGACCTACCTGCTGACGACGGGGATCGACAAGATTGGGAAGAAGATCGGCGAGGAGGCAGCCGAGGTCATCATCGCCGCCAAGAATGCCGATCCGGAGAACCTCGCCAACGAAGCTGCCGACCTGATCTACCACCTGCTGGTGCTGCTGGAGGCGAGCGACGTGCCCACCGAGCGCGTGTGGGCGGTGCTGCGCACGCGACGGGGCCGACCGGCGGCGGATCAGTCTTCGTCGGCGTAG
- the aroF gene encoding 3-deoxy-7-phosphoheptulonate synthase yields MIVVMKTSASERDLQEVIARIEQFGFATRSIVGSERATVSVLGAPLPDSLQEALERMPGVEEVVRITKRYKLASREFHPDDTVIHVGDVAVGGNEVVVIAGPCSVESEAQIIQTAHAVKAAGASMLRGGAFKPRTSPYDFRGLGEEGLRLLAKARAETGLPIVTEVLSVADLDMVAEYADVLQIGARNTQNFLLLEAVGKTQKPVLLKRGMSTQIEEWLLAAEYIMAQGNEQVMLCERGIRTFETITRNTLDLSAVPVVKRLSHLPIIVDPSHGTGKWYLVPSMMLAAVASGADGLIVEVHPNPDHALSDGSQSLTFENFSAAMPKLARVAEAVGRTVRAPQMEMAAD; encoded by the coding sequence ATGATCGTCGTCATGAAGACCTCCGCCAGCGAGCGGGACCTCCAGGAGGTGATCGCGCGCATCGAGCAATTCGGCTTTGCCACGCGCAGCATCGTCGGTTCCGAGCGCGCGACGGTGAGCGTGCTCGGCGCGCCGCTGCCCGACTCGCTGCAGGAGGCGCTGGAGCGGATGCCGGGCGTGGAAGAGGTCGTCCGGATCACCAAGCGCTACAAGCTTGCCAGCCGCGAGTTCCACCCGGACGACACGGTCATCCACGTCGGGGACGTGGCGGTGGGCGGCAACGAGGTCGTCGTGATCGCCGGCCCCTGCTCGGTTGAGAGCGAGGCGCAGATCATCCAGACCGCGCACGCGGTCAAGGCGGCGGGCGCGAGCATGCTGCGCGGCGGCGCCTTCAAGCCGCGCACCTCGCCCTACGACTTCCGCGGCCTGGGGGAAGAGGGGCTGCGGCTCCTGGCCAAGGCCCGGGCTGAAACGGGCCTGCCGATCGTGACCGAGGTTCTCAGCGTTGCCGATCTCGACATGGTGGCCGAGTACGCGGACGTGCTCCAGATCGGCGCCCGCAACACGCAGAACTTCCTGCTGCTGGAGGCGGTCGGCAAGACGCAGAAGCCGGTGTTGCTCAAGCGCGGCATGTCCACCCAGATCGAGGAGTGGCTGCTGGCGGCGGAGTACATCATGGCGCAGGGCAACGAGCAAGTCATGCTCTGCGAGCGCGGCATCCGCACTTTCGAGACGATCACTCGCAACACGCTCGACCTGTCGGCCGTTCCGGTTGTCAAGCGCCTCAGCCACCTGCCGATCATCGTGGACCCGAGCCACGGGACCGGGAAGTGGTACCTCGTCCCGTCGATGATGCTGGCGGCGGTCGCTAGCGGTGCCGACGGGCTGATCGTCGAGGTCCACCCCAACCCCGACCACGCCCTCTCCGACGGCAGCCAGTCGCTGACATTCGAGAACTTCAGCGCGGCCATGCCCAAGTTGGCACGAGTCGCGGAAGCCGTCGGCCGGACCGTGCGGGCACCGCAGATGGAGATGGCGGCGGACTAG
- the aroH gene encoding chorismate mutase produces MLRCRGIRGATTADRNTAEDILEATRELLATMIEANDIAAEDVASIIFTTTPDLNATFPAIAARDYGWDMVPLLCTHEMDVPGALDHVVRILMHVNTEKSPSEIRHVYLRRARELRPEWAYEPNGRSV; encoded by the coding sequence ATGTTGAGATGCCGGGGTATCCGCGGAGCGACCACGGCCGACCGGAATACGGCCGAGGACATCCTGGAGGCGACGCGGGAGTTGCTGGCGACCATGATCGAGGCCAACGACATCGCCGCAGAGGATGTGGCGAGCATCATCTTTACCACCACGCCGGATCTCAACGCGACGTTCCCGGCGATTGCCGCGCGCGACTACGGCTGGGACATGGTGCCGTTGCTGTGCACCCACGAGATGGACGTGCCGGGCGCGCTCGACCACGTCGTCCGTATCCTGATGCACGTCAACACCGAGAAGTCTCCCAGCGAGATCAGGCACGTGTACCTGCGGCGCGCGCGGGAACTGCGGCCAGAGTGGGCCTACGAACCGAACGGCCGGTCTGTCTGA
- the trpA gene encoding tryptophan synthase subunit alpha, translated as METKTGSRIAATFARLREAGETGVCPYVTVGYPELDTVGRVGPALVAGGAAMIELGIPFSDPLADGATVQHSSHVALTNGVTVATCLEAARDLRHKGVDVPLIFMGYFNPLLSYGLERFAAACAEAGADGVIVPDLPPDESGDLREALQRHGLDLIFMLAPTSTDAQIAAVARQASGFVYCVSLTGVTGARDRLSQQLPGFISRVRQHTDLPLVVGFGISTPEHVAEAGKLAEAVAVGSAVIKRLGETPRERQPDEMEAFIRYLRGA; from the coding sequence ATGGAGACGAAGACAGGGAGCCGGATCGCGGCGACGTTCGCACGGCTGCGGGAGGCTGGGGAAACCGGCGTCTGCCCGTATGTGACGGTCGGTTACCCGGAGCTGGACACCGTCGGCCGGGTCGGGCCGGCGCTGGTGGCCGGGGGCGCGGCCATGATCGAGCTGGGCATCCCCTTCTCCGACCCCCTGGCCGACGGCGCGACCGTTCAGCACTCGAGCCACGTGGCGCTGACCAACGGGGTCACGGTGGCGACCTGCCTTGAAGCGGCTCGTGATCTACGTCACAAGGGCGTTGACGTGCCCTTGATCTTCATGGGATACTTCAACCCCCTGCTCAGCTACGGTCTTGAGCGGTTCGCCGCGGCATGTGCTGAAGCAGGGGCTGATGGGGTCATCGTGCCGGACCTGCCTCCGGACGAGAGCGGGGACCTGCGGGAGGCGCTGCAGCGGCACGGGCTGGACCTCATCTTTATGCTCGCTCCGACGAGCACCGATGCGCAAATCGCGGCGGTCGCCCGGCAGGCCAGCGGCTTCGTCTACTGCGTCTCGCTCACCGGGGTCACCGGGGCGCGTGATCGCTTGTCGCAGCAACTGCCGGGGTTCATTTCGCGCGTACGCCAGCATACCGACCTTCCGCTCGTTGTCGGCTTCGGCATCTCGACGCCGGAGCACGTGGCGGAGGCCGGGAAGCTGGCAGAGGCGGTGGCCGTCGGGAGCGCTGTGATCAAGCGGCTGGGCGAGACGCCACGTGAGCGCCAGCCCGACGAGATGGAGGCGTTCATCCGATACCTCCGCGGCGCCTGA
- the trpB gene encoding tryptophan synthase subunit beta encodes MTSMTTGRPPAAALPDERGRFGQFGGTYAPVTLLPAIEELREAYDAARRDPEFQAELERLLATYVGRPTALYYAESLSREIGGAQIYLKREDLAHTGAHKINNALGQGLLAKRMGKPRVIAETGAGQHGVATATVCAMLGLECVVYMGEVDIARQSLNVFRMKLLGAEVRPVGTGSRTLKDAMNEAIRDWVTNVETTYYLIGSVAGMHPYPLMVRDFQSVIGRETRRQILEQAGRLPNAVVACVGGGSNAMGIFHPFVDDPGVELHGAEAAGLGIESGKHAATLSAGRVGVLHGSRSYVLQDDDGQIIEAHSIAAGLDYPGVGPEHSYLKDTGRATYHPITDAEALEGFKLLCRTEGIIPALESAHAVALGARLAADRSPDDIIVINLSGRGDKDMHTLAEALGVAL; translated from the coding sequence ATGACGAGCATGACCACCGGGCGGCCACCGGCCGCCGCGCTGCCGGACGAGCGGGGCCGCTTCGGCCAGTTCGGCGGCACGTACGCGCCGGTTACGCTATTGCCCGCCATCGAGGAACTGCGCGAGGCCTACGACGCCGCGCGGCGTGACCCGGAATTCCAGGCTGAGCTGGAGCGCCTCTTGGCGACCTATGTCGGCCGACCGACGGCGCTCTACTACGCCGAGTCGTTGAGCCGGGAGATCGGCGGGGCGCAGATCTACCTCAAGCGGGAGGATCTGGCGCACACCGGTGCCCACAAGATCAACAACGCGCTCGGCCAGGGCCTGCTGGCCAAGCGCATGGGCAAGCCGCGCGTCATCGCCGAGACCGGCGCCGGTCAGCACGGGGTGGCGACCGCCACCGTCTGCGCCATGCTCGGGCTGGAGTGCGTCGTCTACATGGGCGAGGTGGACATCGCGCGGCAGTCGCTCAACGTCTTCCGCATGAAGCTCCTCGGCGCCGAGGTGCGGCCGGTCGGGACCGGCAGCCGCACGCTCAAGGACGCCATGAACGAGGCGATCCGCGACTGGGTCACCAACGTCGAGACCACCTACTACCTCATCGGCTCGGTGGCCGGCATGCACCCCTACCCTTTGATGGTGCGGGACTTTCAGTCCGTGATCGGCCGCGAGACCCGGCGACAGATCCTCGAGCAGGCAGGGCGGCTGCCGAACGCGGTCGTGGCCTGCGTCGGCGGCGGTTCGAACGCGATGGGGATCTTCCACCCCTTCGTCGACGACCCCGGCGTCGAGCTCCACGGCGCTGAGGCGGCCGGGCTGGGGATCGAGAGCGGCAAGCACGCCGCCACCCTGAGCGCCGGGCGGGTCGGCGTGCTCCACGGCTCGCGCTCCTACGTCCTTCAGGACGATGACGGGCAGATCATCGAGGCCCACAGCATCGCCGCCGGGCTTGACTACCCTGGTGTCGGCCCAGAGCACAGCTATCTCAAAGACACCGGGCGGGCCACGTACCACCCGATAACCGACGCCGAGGCGCTGGAGGGCTTCAAGCTGCTCTGCCGCACTGAGGGGATCATCCCGGCGCTGGAGTCGGCGCACGCCGTGGCGCTCGGCGCGCGGCTGGCGGCGGACCGTTCGCCGGACGACATCATCGTGATCAACCTGTCGGGTCGGGGCGACAAGGACATGCACACCCTCGCCGAGGCACTGGGAGTGGCGCTGTAA
- a CDS encoding phosphoribosylanthranilate isomerase produces the protein MKRGLVKICSLGRPEDARAARAAGVDLAGMIFAPARRQITPEVAEAIVAALREGPDAAPQAVGVFVNEAPDRMNALAERLDLDLVQLSGEEPPEAIAALSRPVIKTLRLRPGTNPADARRLAEQYLAAPVPPVALIVEGWIPGAPGGTGHVADWSLAAVLAAEYPVILAGGLRPENVADAIRAVRPLGVDVSSGVEVPGAVGVKDHARIHAFAAAARAAFEAEQRASAPDPVVATRADRSDGSTVALLKETRKIDRSMGIEERS, from the coding sequence GTGAAACGGGGGCTGGTCAAGATCTGTAGCCTGGGGCGACCGGAGGACGCGCGGGCGGCGCGCGCCGCAGGGGTCGATCTCGCCGGGATGATCTTCGCCCCGGCCCGTCGCCAGATCACGCCCGAGGTCGCCGAGGCGATCGTCGCGGCGCTGCGGGAAGGCCCCGATGCAGCCCCGCAGGCCGTTGGAGTCTTCGTCAACGAGGCGCCGGACCGGATGAACGCGCTGGCAGAACGGCTCGACCTCGACCTGGTGCAGTTGAGCGGCGAGGAGCCGCCGGAGGCGATCGCGGCGCTATCCCGACCGGTGATCAAGACGCTGCGCCTGCGGCCGGGCACCAACCCCGCCGACGCACGGCGACTGGCCGAGCAGTACCTTGCCGCGCCCGTGCCGCCGGTCGCGCTGATCGTCGAGGGCTGGATCCCCGGCGCCCCAGGAGGGACCGGGCACGTGGCCGACTGGAGCCTGGCGGCGGTGCTTGCCGCCGAATATCCGGTGATCCTCGCCGGCGGCCTGCGGCCGGAGAACGTCGCGGACGCCATCCGCGCCGTCCGGCCACTGGGGGTCGACGTGTCGAGCGGGGTCGAAGTTCCCGGCGCCGTGGGCGTCAAGGACCACGCGCGCATCCATGCCTTCGCTGCTGCCGCCCGCGCGGCGTTCGAAGCCGAACAGCGCGCGTCTGCGCCCGACCCCGTCGTCGCTACCCGAGCGGACCGGAGCGACGGGAGCACTGTTGCGCTCCTGAAGGAGACACGGAAGATCGACCGCAGCATGGGAATCGAGGAGCGATCATGA
- the trpC gene encoding indole-3-glycerol phosphate synthase TrpC — translation MGTETGTILDRIAERTAADLAERRATRPLADLEAMARAMPAPLPLDAALRGTTTRVIAEVKRASPSKGALAAGVDARAVARDYLAAGAAAISVLTDAPFFQGSLEDLALVAELAHADPTPRPVLRKDFLLDPYQVVEARAYGADAVLLIVAVLGGASLPEMLDAVHAQGMQALVEVHDEAELDVALAAGARIIGINNRDLRNFTVDLGTTERLAPRIPRDRVIVAESGIHGPGDVRRLAAAGAHAVLVGESLMVAADRQAALRGLLA, via the coding sequence ATGGGGACCGAAACGGGCACGATCCTGGACCGGATCGCCGAGCGGACGGCGGCCGACCTGGCGGAGCGCCGGGCGACCCGGCCGCTGGCGGATCTCGAAGCGATGGCGCGGGCGATGCCGGCCCCACTCCCGCTCGATGCAGCGCTACGGGGGACCACGACCCGCGTCATCGCTGAGGTGAAGCGCGCCTCGCCCTCGAAGGGGGCGCTGGCGGCGGGCGTCGACGCCCGCGCCGTGGCGCGGGACTACCTCGCCGCGGGCGCGGCCGCCATCTCGGTGCTCACCGACGCACCCTTCTTCCAGGGCAGCCTGGAGGACCTGGCGCTGGTGGCCGAGCTGGCGCATGCCGACCCGACGCCACGTCCGGTGCTGCGCAAGGACTTCCTGCTCGACCCGTATCAGGTGGTCGAGGCACGGGCGTACGGCGCCGATGCCGTACTGCTCATCGTTGCCGTGCTGGGCGGCGCGTCGCTGCCCGAAATGCTGGACGCGGTTCATGCCCAGGGGATGCAGGCGCTGGTCGAGGTCCACGACGAAGCGGAGTTGGACGTGGCACTCGCGGCCGGCGCGCGGATCATTGGGATCAATAATCGCGATCTTCGGAACTTCACCGTCGACCTGGGCACGACCGAGCGCCTTGCGCCGCGCATCCCGCGCGACCGGGTCATCGTGGCCGAGAGCGGCATCCACGGGCCGGGCGATGTGCGGCGCCTCGCGGCGGCCGGGGCCCACGCGGTGCTCGTCGGCGAGTCGTTGATGGTGGCGGCCGATCGGCAGGCCGCGTTGCGAGGGCTGCTGGCGTGA
- the trpD gene encoding anthranilate phosphoribosyltransferase → MSVRAAIQKVVDGGTLTREEAAAAMDAIMTGEASGAQIGALVTALRMRGETEEEIAGFAESMRRHALPVPRATSDALVDTCGTGGDGAHTFNISTAAAFVVAGAGVRVAKHGNRAMTSRCGSADVLEGLGVRVDLTPEAVARCIDEVGIGFMYAPVFHPAMRHAGPARKEIGIRTVFNLLGPLTNPAAAQHQIVGVADAAVADKLARVLGLLGTRHALVVHSRDGLDELSISAPTQVSEVRVNGGVEVRRYELVPEEVGLPTAPLSAVRGGDVEDNVAIIRHVLGGGNGAARAITLLNAAAALYAADAVGSIAEGVQAAAESIDSGAAAAKLTELAALSHRLAEA, encoded by the coding sequence ATGAGCGTCAGAGCGGCGATCCAGAAAGTCGTCGACGGCGGGACGTTGACGCGCGAAGAGGCGGCCGCGGCAATGGACGCGATCATGACCGGCGAGGCGAGCGGCGCGCAGATCGGCGCGCTGGTCACGGCGCTCCGGATGCGCGGCGAGACCGAGGAGGAGATCGCCGGTTTCGCGGAGTCGATGCGACGACACGCGCTGCCAGTGCCGCGCGCCACGTCCGATGCGCTGGTCGACACCTGCGGCACGGGTGGTGACGGCGCGCACACCTTCAACATCTCCACCGCAGCCGCCTTCGTCGTGGCCGGGGCCGGGGTGCGGGTGGCCAAGCACGGCAACCGCGCCATGACCAGCCGTTGCGGCTCGGCCGATGTGCTGGAGGGCCTGGGCGTGCGCGTCGACCTGACGCCGGAGGCGGTCGCGCGCTGCATCGACGAGGTCGGCATCGGCTTCATGTACGCGCCGGTCTTCCACCCGGCGATGCGCCATGCCGGGCCGGCGCGCAAGGAGATCGGCATCCGCACTGTGTTCAACTTGCTTGGCCCGCTGACCAACCCGGCGGCCGCTCAGCATCAGATCGTGGGCGTCGCCGATGCCGCGGTGGCGGACAAGCTGGCCCGCGTGCTCGGCTTGCTCGGGACGCGGCACGCGCTGGTGGTTCACTCCCGCGACGGGCTGGATGAACTAAGCATCTCGGCACCCACCCAGGTGAGCGAGGTGCGCGTGAACGGTGGGGTCGAGGTTCGCCGCTACGAGCTTGTGCCGGAGGAGGTCGGGCTGCCGACCGCGCCGCTGTCAGCGGTCCGCGGCGGCGACGTCGAGGACAACGTCGCCATCATCCGCCACGTGCTCGGCGGCGGGAACGGCGCGGCACGGGCGATCACGCTCCTCAACGCCGCGGCGGCCCTCTACGCGGCCGACGCCGTCGGCTCGATCGCCGAGGGCGTTCAGGCGGCGGCCGAGTCGATCGACTCCGGCGCGGCCGCGGCCAAGTTGACGGAACTGGCGGCGCTGAGTCACCGGCTGGCGGAGGCGTGA
- a CDS encoding anthranilate synthase component II: protein MILLIDNYDSFTFNLYQYLCELGAEVVVRRNDALTVADVRALGPERVVISPGPCTPAEAGISVDLIRELAGEVPILGVCLGHQAIGVAFGGQVVRAPRLMHGKTSRISHDGRGVFTGLPNPFVATRYHSLMVDEASLPADLEVSARSEDGVIMGLRHRRYPVEGVQFHPESILTEAGKDLLANFLSVTPAAVSAVGGATSVVGAVGAMDGGER from the coding sequence GTGATCCTGCTGATCGACAACTACGACTCCTTCACCTTCAACCTTTATCAGTACCTGTGCGAGCTGGGAGCCGAGGTGGTGGTGCGGCGCAACGATGCGCTGACGGTGGCCGACGTGCGGGCACTCGGCCCGGAACGCGTCGTCATCTCGCCCGGCCCCTGCACGCCGGCCGAGGCGGGCATCTCGGTCGACTTGATCCGCGAGCTGGCGGGTGAGGTGCCAATCCTCGGCGTCTGCCTGGGGCACCAGGCGATCGGGGTGGCGTTCGGGGGCCAGGTGGTCCGCGCACCGCGGCTGATGCACGGCAAGACGTCGCGGATCAGCCACGACGGGCGCGGGGTCTTCACCGGCCTGCCGAACCCGTTCGTCGCCACACGCTACCACTCACTGATGGTGGACGAGGCGAGCCTCCCGGCCGATCTGGAGGTGTCGGCGCGCAGCGAGGACGGGGTCATCATGGGGCTCCGCCACCGGCGCTACCCGGTGGAGGGGGTTCAGTTCCACCCGGAGTCGATCCTGACCGAGGCGGGCAAGGACCTGCTTGCCAACTTCCTGAGCGTGACGCCGGCTGCGGTTTCCGCGGTGGGCGGTGCGACCAGCGTAGTTGGCGCGGTCGGCGCGATGGACGGAGGGGAGCGATGA